One segment of Streptomyces sp. TG1A-8 DNA contains the following:
- a CDS encoding AfsR/SARP family transcriptional regulator: protein MDFRLLGPLQASVDGATVPLGGVIKRRLVAYLLLNANRVVATRKLLDVLWPDETPRTARKMLGNAVRDLRRDLAHGNPETRASLLTRAPGYQLRIEPDTVDLFRFRRAVERGRAEADAGAHTAAARMLREALGLWRGAALADLAEARLGWPELERLESERLSALEDLFEAELTAGNHHALLGELQTAVAADPVRERLSGQLMLALYRCGRQTDALAVFRRIRTELVEQYGLEPSRELRRLERAILDHAPDLDPPVRPLAEQHRDQGRVRSLLAAQQQAARRVEASAAPGPSPVRAAPRPAPDCGCERQVVPALAEAGGRSRAGRRAAPRRRRVSVVLVWARHDLPGDRDLDDVQDAMLDVAAVVQQECTRMGGTTGRMTAPVFSALFGVDGTRRDDAARAVRAAFAIRDRLGGRAGNATLGVRLHVAVATGEACLSFLPGQEDVPAVTGEVSDRCFRLLTMAPEGQVRVCEATRQATESEVSYHLGPEPPDGWKAVRIRPAVAGGPSVHRHEIPSSAAI from the coding sequence GTGGATTTCCGCTTACTGGGGCCCCTGCAGGCGAGCGTGGACGGCGCGACCGTACCGCTCGGCGGGGTGATCAAACGCAGACTGGTCGCCTATCTGCTCCTGAACGCCAACCGAGTCGTGGCCACGCGCAAGCTGCTCGACGTCCTGTGGCCGGACGAGACCCCGCGCACCGCACGCAAGATGCTCGGCAACGCCGTCCGTGACCTGCGCCGCGACCTGGCGCACGGGAACCCGGAGACCCGGGCGTCCCTGCTGACCCGTGCCCCCGGGTACCAACTGCGCATCGAGCCCGACACCGTGGACCTGTTCCGGTTCCGCCGGGCCGTGGAGCGCGGGCGCGCCGAGGCGGACGCCGGTGCCCACACCGCGGCCGCGCGCATGCTGCGCGAGGCGCTCGGCCTGTGGCGCGGAGCCGCGCTCGCCGACCTCGCGGAGGCCCGGCTGGGCTGGCCGGAGCTGGAGCGCCTGGAGAGCGAGCGGCTCAGCGCCCTCGAAGACCTCTTCGAGGCCGAACTGACGGCCGGCAACCACCACGCGCTCCTGGGCGAGTTGCAGACGGCCGTCGCCGCGGACCCGGTGCGCGAACGGCTGAGCGGTCAGCTGATGCTGGCGCTGTACCGGTGCGGCCGGCAGACCGACGCCCTCGCGGTGTTCCGGCGCATCCGGACCGAACTCGTGGAGCAGTACGGCCTGGAGCCGTCGCGCGAGCTGCGACGACTGGAACGTGCCATCCTCGATCACGCCCCCGACCTGGACCCGCCGGTGCGGCCGCTGGCGGAGCAGCACCGCGACCAGGGGCGGGTGCGGTCCCTGCTGGCCGCCCAGCAGCAGGCGGCCCGCCGGGTGGAGGCATCCGCCGCACCCGGCCCGTCCCCGGTGCGCGCGGCCCCGCGGCCGGCCCCCGACTGCGGGTGCGAGCGGCAGGTGGTGCCCGCCCTCGCCGAGGCCGGCGGCCGGTCACGGGCAGGGCGCCGGGCGGCTCCGCGGCGCAGACGGGTCAGCGTCGTCCTGGTCTGGGCGCGCCACGACCTGCCCGGCGACCGCGATCTGGACGACGTCCAGGACGCCATGCTGGACGTCGCGGCGGTCGTGCAGCAGGAGTGCACGCGCATGGGCGGCACGACCGGCCGGATGACGGCACCGGTGTTCTCCGCGCTGTTCGGTGTCGACGGCACCCGGCGGGACGACGCCGCGCGTGCGGTGCGCGCGGCCTTCGCCATCCGGGACCGGCTCGGCGGCCGCGCCGGGAACGCCACGTTGGGTGTCCGCCTGCACGTCGCCGTGGCCACCGGGGAGGCGTGCCTGTCGTTCCTGCCGGGGCAGGAGGACGTCCCGGCGGTGACGGGGGAGGTGTCCGACCGGTGCTTCCGCCTGCTGACGATGGCCCCCGAGGGACAGGTGCGGGTGTGCGAGGCCACCCGTCAGGCGACCGAGTCGGAGGTGTCCTACCACCTCGGCCCCGAACCCCCCGACGGCTGGAAGGCGGTCCGCATCCGGCCCGCGGTGGCCGGCGGTCCCTCGGTGCACCGGCACGAAATACCCTCGTCGGCAGCCATCTGA